One window of Syngnathus acus chromosome 16, fSynAcu1.2, whole genome shotgun sequence genomic DNA carries:
- the LOC119136454 gene encoding cyclic AMP-responsive element-binding protein 3-like protein 4 — MDVENACNHGDTASLCWQREVAAAGLPDGRPQYSTPSRDEPEDVLRAVNPSEVFGGAGPPLGSKGPVAPPTVYRLVYALDAEEAEPAAPDVIAIQLVSLLANVVGTQHSANNGNLSSWESPSAAEPWSSHHCIVGQLPLGLERTDTAADHGASGTLHLTAEEQRLLSQEGMSLPDKLPLTKAEERVLKKVRRKIRNKQSAQDSRRRRKEYMDGLEDRAALCSAQNKDLHKKVEQLEKHNMSLLTQLRHLQSLVTHSVSKGVQTSTCLLIIFISLTLIMLPTLSPFSRRPSADNSQPTGVLSRSILTDFTSSLSDEMLQAAAPGGGQSGVDVDEAKQNLEGIPSNDTPSGNSSAGASARLGKPPRADEM, encoded by the exons ATGGACGTGGAAAACGCTTGTAACCACGGCGACACGGCGTCCCTCTGTTGGCAACGGGAAGTGGCGGCTGCCGGCCTCCCCGACGGCCGCCCGCAGTACAGC ACCCCGAGCCGCGACGAGCCAGAAGACGTCCTCCGCGCCGTGAACCCCAGCGAGGTGTTTGGCGGTGCCGGGCCACCGTTGGGAAGCAAGGGCCCCGTCGCCCCGCCCACCGTGTACCGGCTGGTGTACGCCCTCGACGCCGAGGAGGCGGAGCCAGCGGCCCCAGACGTCATCGCCATCCAACTGG TCTCTCTCCTCGCCAACGTCGTCGGCACCCAGCATAGCGCCAACAATGGCAATCTATCGAGCTGGGAGTCGCCATCAGCAGCGG AGCCGTGGAGCTCGCATCACTGCATCGTCGGCCAGCTGCCGCTTGGACTGGAGCGTACGGACACGGCCGCTGACCACGGG GCGAGCGGCACTCTGCATCTGACGGCCGAAGAACAGAGACTGCTAAGTCAGGAAGGCATGTCGTTGCCGGACAAGCTTCCTCTCACTAAG GCGGAGGAACGCGTCCTAAAGAAAGTCCGGAGGAAAATCCGCAACAAGCAGTCGGCGCAGGACAGTCGGCGACGCAGGAAGGAGTACATGGACGGCCTGGAGGACAG GGCGGCCCTGTGCTCAGCTCAGAACAAAGATCTGCATAAGAAAGTGGAGCAATTGGAGAAACACAACAT gtCTCTGCTGACTCAGCTGCGCCACCTTCAGTCACTGGTCACACACTCAGTGAGCAAAGGAGTTCAGACCAGCACCTGCCTACTG ATCATCTTCATCTCGCTGACTTTGATCATGCTGCCCACTTTGAGCCCGTTCAGCCGCCGCCCGTCTGCAGACAACTCCCAGCCCACCGGAG TCCTTTCCAGAAGCATCTTGACCGATTTTACCTCCTCGCTGTCCGACGAGATGCTCCAGGCGGCCGCGCCGGGTGGCGGCCAATCGGGGGTGGATGTAGATGAAGCCAAGCAGAACCTCGAAGGCATCCCGTCTAATGACACCCCTTCTGGAAATAGTTCGGCGGGGGCGTCCGCTCGACTCGGCAAGCCGCCGCGTGCCGATGAGATGTAG
- the LOC119136450 gene encoding protein DEK-like isoform X1, protein MSDVAEEVSLGAVGECPESPQEDKKSTVAEKPEAGEDGPPMWAGQCEPAWPPAAEAAVAGKRAKKSVARLDLQAPKHKELKIAQDPPPTVCAGSGDKLGNIPRTNFQIGKLKSEDLKPLHTILFERPGKMASIKKNLRLFSGFPFPAGSDQYLKKRDKLVKNAHFTKAKLKLVCGILDLEKKGTQVELVDRILTFLLEPKSSGKLPVKKKKRSKKKVATDVAAKGKKAEGDPKSRRVSSSSSSPKKTKGLSKSKAIVMDSSSEDDDQAPDAEASDTGDKLAREEEDQTMPRQVTELALKKRSRTPAKKTLPQMKRVKRDLSDADSDINEAKKNRPAAKTKKADSSSKNTNADDTSDEDEPLIRMIKRAPSDDELKETVCALLKKADLAQITMKQICQRVFDTYPDHDLSGRKDFIKQSVKSLIT, encoded by the exons ATGAGTGACGTGGCGGAGGAAGTGTCGCTGGGAGCAGTGGGTGAGTGCCCAGAGTCGCCGCAGGAAGACAAGAAGTCGACGGTCGCGGAAAAACCAGAGGCTGGAGAAGACGGGCCTCCCATGTGGGCGGGGCAATGTGAGCCGGCTTGGCCACCCGCCGCTGAGGCTGCCGTGGCGGGAAAACGCGCCAAGAAGAGTGTGGCGCGGCTGGACTTACAGGCGCCCAAACACAAAGAGCTGAAGATCGCGCAAG ATCCGCCACCTACCGTGTGTGCAGGAAGCGGTGACAAGCTGGGAAACATCCCGCGCACCAATTTCCAGATTGGCAAACTCAAGTCCGAAGACCTCAAGCCGCTGCATACCATCTTATTTGAGCGGCCAGGAAAG ATGGCTAGCATTAAGAAGAACCTGCGCCTCTTCAGCGGCTTCCCTTTCCCCGCCGGCAGCGACCAGTACCTCAAGAAGCGAGACAAACTGGTCAA GAACGCGCACTTCACCAAGGCCAAGCTCAAGCTGGTTTGTGGCATTCTGGACCTGGAGAAGAAAGGCACGCAGGTGGAACTGGTGGACAGGATCCTGACCTTCTTGCTGGAGCCCAAGAGCAGCGGAAAG CTTCccgtgaagaagaagaagcgctCCAAGAAGAAAGTGGCCACCGACGTGGCTGCCAAGGGCAAAAAGGCCGAGGGCGACCCCAAGAGCAGGCGCGTATCGTCCTCCTCGTCCAGCCCCAAAAAGACCAAAGGCTTGAGCAAGTCCAAAGCCATCGTCATGGACTCCAGCAGCGAGGACGACGACCAGGCGCCGGATGCTGAAGCTTCcgacactggagacaagttggCCCGTGAGGAAGAGG ATCAGACGATGCCCCGTCAGGTGACCGAGCTGGCACTCAAGAAGCGCTCCAGGACCCCCGCCAAGAAGACGCTCCCTCAGATGAAGCGGGTCAAGAGGGACCTCTCCGATGCTGACTCGGACATCAACGag GCCAAGAAGAATAGGCCCGCCGCCAAGACCAAGAAGGccgacagcagcagcaagaacACCAACGCAG ACGACACGTCAGACGAGGACGAGCCGCTCATCCGGATGATCAAGCGAGCGCCGAGCGACGACGAGCTGAAGGAGACGGTGTGCGCGCTCCTCAAGAAAGCCGACCTGGCCCAGATAaccatgaagcaaatttgccAGAGG GTGTTCGACACCTATCCCGATCACGATCTGAGTGGCAGGAAGGACTTCATCAAACAGTCGGTCAAGTCG CTCATCACGTGA
- the LOC119136450 gene encoding protein DEK-like isoform X3 gives MGLEFKHGRRIASLPVIVGDLFIPPPHVDPPPTVCAGSGDKLGNIPRTNFQIGKLKSEDLKPLHTILFERPGKMASIKKNLRLFSGFPFPAGSDQYLKKRDKLVKNAHFTKAKLKLVCGILDLEKKGTQVELVDRILTFLLEPKSSGKLPVKKKKRSKKKVATDVAAKGKKAEGDPKSRRVSSSSSSPKKTKGLSKSKAIVMDSSSEDDDQAPDAEASDTGDKLAREEEDQTMPRQVTELALKKRSRTPAKKTLPQMKRVKRDLSDADSDINEAKKNRPAAKTKKADSSSKNTNADDTSDEDEPLIRMIKRAPSDDELKETVCALLKKADLAQITMKQICQRVFDTYPDHDLSGRKDFIKQSVKSLIT, from the exons ATGGGATTGGAGTTTAAACACGGACGAAGAATAGCATCATTACCAGTGAT AGTCGGTGATTTGTTTATTCCACCGCCCCACGTAGATCCGCCACCTACCGTGTGTGCAGGAAGCGGTGACAAGCTGGGAAACATCCCGCGCACCAATTTCCAGATTGGCAAACTCAAGTCCGAAGACCTCAAGCCGCTGCATACCATCTTATTTGAGCGGCCAGGAAAG ATGGCTAGCATTAAGAAGAACCTGCGCCTCTTCAGCGGCTTCCCTTTCCCCGCCGGCAGCGACCAGTACCTCAAGAAGCGAGACAAACTGGTCAA GAACGCGCACTTCACCAAGGCCAAGCTCAAGCTGGTTTGTGGCATTCTGGACCTGGAGAAGAAAGGCACGCAGGTGGAACTGGTGGACAGGATCCTGACCTTCTTGCTGGAGCCCAAGAGCAGCGGAAAG CTTCccgtgaagaagaagaagcgctCCAAGAAGAAAGTGGCCACCGACGTGGCTGCCAAGGGCAAAAAGGCCGAGGGCGACCCCAAGAGCAGGCGCGTATCGTCCTCCTCGTCCAGCCCCAAAAAGACCAAAGGCTTGAGCAAGTCCAAAGCCATCGTCATGGACTCCAGCAGCGAGGACGACGACCAGGCGCCGGATGCTGAAGCTTCcgacactggagacaagttggCCCGTGAGGAAGAGG ATCAGACGATGCCCCGTCAGGTGACCGAGCTGGCACTCAAGAAGCGCTCCAGGACCCCCGCCAAGAAGACGCTCCCTCAGATGAAGCGGGTCAAGAGGGACCTCTCCGATGCTGACTCGGACATCAACGag GCCAAGAAGAATAGGCCCGCCGCCAAGACCAAGAAGGccgacagcagcagcaagaacACCAACGCAG ACGACACGTCAGACGAGGACGAGCCGCTCATCCGGATGATCAAGCGAGCGCCGAGCGACGACGAGCTGAAGGAGACGGTGTGCGCGCTCCTCAAGAAAGCCGACCTGGCCCAGATAaccatgaagcaaatttgccAGAGG GTGTTCGACACCTATCCCGATCACGATCTGAGTGGCAGGAAGGACTTCATCAAACAGTCGGTCAAGTCG CTCATCACGTGA
- the LOC119136450 gene encoding protein DEK-like isoform X2 yields MSDVAEEVSLGAVGECPESPQEDKKSTVAEKPEAGEDGPPMWAGQCEPAWPPAAEAAVAGKRAKKSVARLDLQAPKHKELKIAQGSGDKLGNIPRTNFQIGKLKSEDLKPLHTILFERPGKMASIKKNLRLFSGFPFPAGSDQYLKKRDKLVKNAHFTKAKLKLVCGILDLEKKGTQVELVDRILTFLLEPKSSGKLPVKKKKRSKKKVATDVAAKGKKAEGDPKSRRVSSSSSSPKKTKGLSKSKAIVMDSSSEDDDQAPDAEASDTGDKLAREEEDQTMPRQVTELALKKRSRTPAKKTLPQMKRVKRDLSDADSDINEAKKNRPAAKTKKADSSSKNTNADDTSDEDEPLIRMIKRAPSDDELKETVCALLKKADLAQITMKQICQRVFDTYPDHDLSGRKDFIKQSVKSLIT; encoded by the exons ATGAGTGACGTGGCGGAGGAAGTGTCGCTGGGAGCAGTGGGTGAGTGCCCAGAGTCGCCGCAGGAAGACAAGAAGTCGACGGTCGCGGAAAAACCAGAGGCTGGAGAAGACGGGCCTCCCATGTGGGCGGGGCAATGTGAGCCGGCTTGGCCACCCGCCGCTGAGGCTGCCGTGGCGGGAAAACGCGCCAAGAAGAGTGTGGCGCGGCTGGACTTACAGGCGCCCAAACACAAAGAGCTGAAGATCGCGCAAG GAAGCGGTGACAAGCTGGGAAACATCCCGCGCACCAATTTCCAGATTGGCAAACTCAAGTCCGAAGACCTCAAGCCGCTGCATACCATCTTATTTGAGCGGCCAGGAAAG ATGGCTAGCATTAAGAAGAACCTGCGCCTCTTCAGCGGCTTCCCTTTCCCCGCCGGCAGCGACCAGTACCTCAAGAAGCGAGACAAACTGGTCAA GAACGCGCACTTCACCAAGGCCAAGCTCAAGCTGGTTTGTGGCATTCTGGACCTGGAGAAGAAAGGCACGCAGGTGGAACTGGTGGACAGGATCCTGACCTTCTTGCTGGAGCCCAAGAGCAGCGGAAAG CTTCccgtgaagaagaagaagcgctCCAAGAAGAAAGTGGCCACCGACGTGGCTGCCAAGGGCAAAAAGGCCGAGGGCGACCCCAAGAGCAGGCGCGTATCGTCCTCCTCGTCCAGCCCCAAAAAGACCAAAGGCTTGAGCAAGTCCAAAGCCATCGTCATGGACTCCAGCAGCGAGGACGACGACCAGGCGCCGGATGCTGAAGCTTCcgacactggagacaagttggCCCGTGAGGAAGAGG ATCAGACGATGCCCCGTCAGGTGACCGAGCTGGCACTCAAGAAGCGCTCCAGGACCCCCGCCAAGAAGACGCTCCCTCAGATGAAGCGGGTCAAGAGGGACCTCTCCGATGCTGACTCGGACATCAACGag GCCAAGAAGAATAGGCCCGCCGCCAAGACCAAGAAGGccgacagcagcagcaagaacACCAACGCAG ACGACACGTCAGACGAGGACGAGCCGCTCATCCGGATGATCAAGCGAGCGCCGAGCGACGACGAGCTGAAGGAGACGGTGTGCGCGCTCCTCAAGAAAGCCGACCTGGCCCAGATAaccatgaagcaaatttgccAGAGG GTGTTCGACACCTATCCCGATCACGATCTGAGTGGCAGGAAGGACTTCATCAAACAGTCGGTCAAGTCG CTCATCACGTGA